In Bos indicus x Bos taurus breed Angus x Brahman F1 hybrid chromosome 1, Bos_hybrid_MaternalHap_v2.0, whole genome shotgun sequence, a single window of DNA contains:
- the GP5 gene encoding platelet glycoprotein V, with protein MLRSALLCAALWLLRAQPFPCPPTCRCAFRDAAQCSRGTVAGIAALGLPTNLTHILLFQMGRGTLQNNSFSDMTVLQRLLLSDSHVSAIAPGTFNDPIKLKTLRLSRNKITHLPSALLDNLVLLEQLFLDGNELKSLDQNLFQKLVHLQELFLNQNQLAFLPASLFTHLGNLKLLDLSGNNLTHLPEGLFGVQVKLQKLLLHSNRLASLESGLLDSLRALTELQLHTNHLRSIVPGAFDRLRSLSSLTLSENRLEFLPSALFLHSHNLTFLTLSENPLEELPKVLFGEIGGLRELRLKSTQLRTLPAAAFRNLTGLRVLEVSLSPRLSALPEDAFRGLGELQVLALSSTGLASLPAGLLRGLCRLRHVSLRSNRLRALPSALFRNLSSLEEVQLDHNQLETLPGDAFEALPRLAGVLLGHNPWRCDCGLGPFLAWLRRHAGLVGRAEPPRCHGPGPHAGRLLWTLQAGDLGCPRPESWTRLVAEGQSQDHNLFWGLYFLLLAAQALITGIIVFAMIKLCRLFRKLITELWFEAVRKPCN; from the coding sequence ATGCTGAGGAGCGCTCTGCTATGCGCGGCGCTCTGGCTCCTGCGCGCGCAGCCCTTTCCCTGCCCACCCACCTGCAGGTGCGCCTTCCGCGACGCCGCGCAGTGCTCGCGCGGCACGGTGGCCGGCATCGCCGCGCTCGGCCTGCCCACCAACCTCACGCACATCTTGCTCTTCCAAATGGGCCGCGGCACCTTGCAGAACAACAGCTTCAGTGACATGACCGTCCTGCAGCGCCTGTTGCTGTCCGACAGCCACGTTTCCGCCATTGCCCCGGGCACGTTCAACGACCCTATAAAACTTAAAACCCTGAGGTTATCGCGCAACAAGATCACTCATCTCCCAAGCGCACTGTTGGATAACCTGGTGCTCCTGGAACAGTTGTTTCTGGACGGcaatgaactaaagagccttgacCAAAACCTGTTTCAGAAACTGGTTCACCTGCAGGAGCTCTTTCTGAACCAAAACCAACTCGCTTTCCTGCCTGCTAGCCTCTTCACACACCTGGGGAACCTGAAATTGTTGGATTTATCGGGAAACAATTTGACCCACCTGCCCGAGGGGTTGTTTGGGGTCCAGGTTAAGCTTCAGAAGCTTCTGCTCCACTCGAACCGGCTGGCCTCTCTGGAGTCGGGGCTGTTGGACAGCCTGCGCGCCCTGACGGAGCTGCAGCTCCACACCAATCACCTCCGTTCCATCGTCCCCGGAGCCTTCGACCGGCTGCGAAGCCTGAGCTCCTTGACCCTTTCCGAAAACCGCCTCGAgttcctgccctctgccctctttcTTCATTCGCACAATCTGACCTTCCTGACCCTGTCTGAGAACCCGCTGGAGGAACTCCCCAAGGTGCTCTTCGGGGAGATAGGCGGCCTGCGGGAGCTGAGGCTGAAAAGCACCCAGCTGCGCACCCTGCCGGCCGCCGCCTTCCGCAACCTCACTGGCCTGCGCGTCCTGGAGGTGTCGCTGAGCCCGAGGCTGAGCGCGCTCCCGGAGGACGCCTTCCGAGGCCTCGGCGAGCTGCAGGTGCTCGCCCTGAGCTCCACAGGCCTGGCCTCCCTCCCCGCCGGCCTGCTCCGCGGCCTCTGCAGGCTGCGCCACGTGTCGCTGCGCAGCAATCGGCTGCGCGCCTTACCCAGCGCTCTCTTCCGCAACCTCAGCAGCCTGGAGGAGGTCCAGCTCGACCACAACCAGCTGGAGACCCTGCCGGGCGACGCGTTTGAAGCTCTGCCCCGGCTGGCGGGGGTCCTGCTGGGACACAATCCCTGGCGCTGCGACTGTGGCCTGGGGCCGTTCCTGGCGTGGCTGCGGCGGCACGCGGGCCTCGTGGGTCGAGCTGAGCCCCCGCGGTGTCACGGGCCCGGGCCGCACGCCGGCCGACTGCTCTGGACCCTGCAGGCCGGCGACCTCGGCTGCCCGCGCCCCGAGTCGTGGACCCGGCTGGTGGCTGAGGGCCAAAGTCAGGACCATAACCTGTTCTGGGgtctttattttctgcttttagcTGCTCAGGCCCTAATTACCGGGATCATTGTGTTTGCGATGATTAAACTCTGCAGGCTCTTTCGGAAATTAATCACAGAGCTCTGGTTTGAGGCGGTGAGAAAACCTTGCAATTAA